In one window of Pseudorasbora parva isolate DD20220531a chromosome 7, ASM2467924v1, whole genome shotgun sequence DNA:
- the LOC137083111 gene encoding uncharacterized protein — MYHTGLLGMIISCSLLTGMTIADVTHVFSTSGENVRLPCNNALSDCTSTTWNYNSDLQTVELIAKGIKKNDIERRERLSVGSDCSLNIKNVTQEDYGLYTCRQYVNGQQQGTDAPVYLHFLHVSVSSSSSQSEIGSGRSVTLSCQLYSSGISCDTLVHSEGIQLMWVNQANVSVMTDSRYQILFSSTHCTSTLTTTLLNEDHNREWRCQVTQNNQLKTSATITVKDSAPVTSSKTTTTVNKPETFTQSVSATSTALILATISEKTTPPAPPGELVIVIVVVAAALAILLPAVIFWVLCKKKRW, encoded by the exons ATGTATCATACGGGTCTGCTGGGGATGATAATTAGCTGCTCACTTCTAACAg GTATGACTATAGCTGACGTAACTCATGTGTTCAGCACTTCTGGTGAAAATGTCCGTCTGCCCTGTAATAATGCTCTTTCTGACTGCACATCAACTACATGGAACTATAACAGCGATCTACAGACAGTTGAACTGATTGCTAAAGGGATAAAGAAGAATGACATAGAGAGACGAGAGAGACTGAGTGTGGGGTCTGACTGCTCTCTGAACATCAAGAACGTCACTCAAGAAGATTATGGGCTTTACACCTGCAGACAATATGTGAATGGACAACAACAAGGAACTGATGCACCTGTTTATCTGCATTTTCTTCATG TTTCAGTCTCTTCATCCTCCTCACAGTCTGAGATCGGATCCGGCAGATCTGTGACTCTCTCCTGTCAGTTGTATTCATCTGGAATCTCTTGTGATACTTTGGTCCATTCTGAGGGAATTCAGCTGATGTGGGTGAATCAGGCTAATGTTAGTGTGATGACAGACTCCAGATATCAGATATTATTCTCCTCAACACACTGTACCAGCACTCTGACTACAACACTCCTGAATGAAGATCACAACAGAGAGTGGAGATGTCAGGTTACTCAGAACAATCAACTGAAGACCTCAGCCACAATTACTGTCAAGGATTCAG CTCCAGTCACCAGCTCAAAGACAACCACAACTGTAAATAAACCAGAAACTTTTACACAATCAG TGTCAGCTACATCAACAGCACTGATCCTAGCTACCATCTCTGAGAAGACAACACCTCCAGCACCTCCAGGAGAATTAG TGATTGTGATTGTTGTTGTTGCCGCTGCATTGGCTATTCTCCTTCCTGCTGTTATTTTTTGGgtgctttgtaaaaaaaagaggtGGTGA
- the LOC137083919 gene encoding uncharacterized protein, with the protein MMEGLAREQERAARERIPVPVVLEPVVPVPVDHVPVVPVPVVPVPVDRITVVPIPVVPVPVNRVSVVPVPVDSVPVVWKRRRRRKAPSVPIPVVPMPVDRIPVVPVPVDRVPVVPMPVDSVPLDTAGPERFPPAPCSACATEAPCSACATEAPCSACAAEAPCSPCAAEGSCSACTTEAPCYPCTAEVPCSPCAAEGSCSACPTEALCYPCAADAPCSACAAEAPCSACVAEVSCSPCAAEAPCYLCAADAPCSPCAA; encoded by the coding sequence ATGATGGAGGGTCTCGCTCGAGAGCAGGAACGAGCTGCCAGGGAGAGGAtccctgttccggtggtccttgagccggtggtcccagtaccggtggatcatgttccggtggtccctgtgccggtggtcccagtgccggtggatcgtattaCGGTGGTCCCGAtaccggtggtcccagtgccggtgaaTCGTGTttcggtggtcccagtgccggtggactctgttccggtggtctggaaacggaggaggagaaggaaggctcCCTCCGTGCCTATTCCCgtggtcccgatgccggtggatcgtattccggtggtcccagtgccggtggatcgtgttccggtggtcccaatgccggtGGACTCTGTTCCGTTGGACACTGCTGGACCGGAGAGGTTTCCCCCGGcaccctgctctgcctgcgccactgaggcgccctgctctgcctgcgccactgaggcgccctgctctgcctgcgccgctgaggctccctgctctccctgcgccgctgaggggtcctgctctgcctgcaccACTGAGGCACCCTGCTATCCCTGCACCGCTGAggtgccctgctctccctgtGCCGCTGAGgggtcctgctctgcctgcccCACTGAGGCGCTCTGCTATCCTTGTGCCGCTGatgcgccctgctctgcctgcgccgctgaggcgccctgctctgcctgcgtcGCTGAGgtgtcctgctctccctgcgccgctgaggcgccctgctatCTCTGCGCCGCTGATGcaccctgctctccctgcgccgcttag